The following proteins come from a genomic window of Megalobrama amblycephala isolate DHTTF-2021 linkage group LG1, ASM1881202v1, whole genome shotgun sequence:
- the LOC125265441 gene encoding uncharacterized protein LOC125265441 isoform X2 has translation MSRCLNLLLLCLIHYIESTETSPQSVTGEQGSNATLLCEFEDREISDIVLNRLSKIILVCQKEECKSGNGRVIKEGSCDVIIKDLRFSDAGKYFMIVYYRNDQTEVRQTLQYHLHIQGEISVKTGEQLKMDVLLINADKVEKNSSGEWTEVWTRGHGVSSDRLTDRDGNLTISNFTVSDTGTYRVLDSEGEIWITVTVTEGLPSIPQRNSAAQPGHI, from the exons AATCCACAGAAACTTCTCCTCAATCTGTGACGGGGGAACAAGGAAGCAATGCCACACTGCTGTGTGAATTTGAGGACCGAGAGATTTCAGATATTGTTTTAAACAGACTGTCAAAAATTATCCTTGTTTGTCAGAAAGAAGAATGTAAAAGTGGAAATGGCAGAGTAATTaaagaaggatcatgtgacgtcATCATCAAGGATCTGAGATTCAGTGACGCTGGGAAATACTTTATGATAGTCTattacagaaatgatcagaCAGAAGTGCGACAAACCCTGCAGTATCATCTTCATATTCAGG GTGAGATTTCTGTGAAAACAGGAGAGCAGCTGAAGATGGATGTTCTGTTGATCAATGCTGATAAAGTGGAGAAAAACTCCAGTGGAGAGTGGACAGAGGTGTGGACGAGAGGTCACGGGGTCAGCAGTGATCGACTGACCGACAGAGATGGAAATCTGACCATTAGTAATTTTACAGTCTCTGACACTGGAACATACAGAGTTCTGGACTCTGAAGGAGAAATCTGGATCACAGTCACAGTCACAG AAGGCCTTCCCAGCATCCCACAGAGAAATTCTGCAGCCCAGCCAGGCCACATATGA
- the LOC125265441 gene encoding uncharacterized protein LOC125265441 isoform X1 has translation MSRCLNLLLLCLIHYIESTETSPQSVTGEQGSNATLLCEFEDREISDIVLNRLSKIILVCQKEECKSGNGRVIKEGSCDVIIKDLRFSDAGKYFMIVYYRNDQTEVRQTLQYHLHIQGEISVKTGEQLKMDVLLINADKVEKNSSGEWTEVWTRGHGVSSDRLTDRDGNLTISNFTVSDTGTYRVLDSEGEIWITVTVTEKKAFPASHREILQPSQATYDGLSKENSSLKYTQI, from the exons AATCCACAGAAACTTCTCCTCAATCTGTGACGGGGGAACAAGGAAGCAATGCCACACTGCTGTGTGAATTTGAGGACCGAGAGATTTCAGATATTGTTTTAAACAGACTGTCAAAAATTATCCTTGTTTGTCAGAAAGAAGAATGTAAAAGTGGAAATGGCAGAGTAATTaaagaaggatcatgtgacgtcATCATCAAGGATCTGAGATTCAGTGACGCTGGGAAATACTTTATGATAGTCTattacagaaatgatcagaCAGAAGTGCGACAAACCCTGCAGTATCATCTTCATATTCAGG GTGAGATTTCTGTGAAAACAGGAGAGCAGCTGAAGATGGATGTTCTGTTGATCAATGCTGATAAAGTGGAGAAAAACTCCAGTGGAGAGTGGACAGAGGTGTGGACGAGAGGTCACGGGGTCAGCAGTGATCGACTGACCGACAGAGATGGAAATCTGACCATTAGTAATTTTACAGTCTCTGACACTGGAACATACAGAGTTCTGGACTCTGAAGGAGAAATCTGGATCACAGTCACAGTCACAG AGAAGAAGGCCTTCCCAGCATCCCACAGAGAAATTCTGCAGCCCAGCCAGGCCACATATGATGGTCTATCAAAAGAAAATAGTTCATTGAAATATACACAGATCTAG
- the LOC125265441 gene encoding uncharacterized protein LOC125265441 isoform X4 yields MSRCLNLLLLCLIHYIESTETSPQSVTGEQGSNATLLCEFEDREISDIVLNRLSKIILVCQKEECKSGNGRVIKEGSCDVIIKDLRFSDAGKYFMIVYYRNDQTEVRQTLQYHLHIQGEISVKTGEQLKMDVLLINADKVEKNSSGEWTEVWTRGHGVSSDRLTDRDGNLTISNFTVSDTGTYRVLDSEGEIWITVTVTEKHAVL; encoded by the exons AATCCACAGAAACTTCTCCTCAATCTGTGACGGGGGAACAAGGAAGCAATGCCACACTGCTGTGTGAATTTGAGGACCGAGAGATTTCAGATATTGTTTTAAACAGACTGTCAAAAATTATCCTTGTTTGTCAGAAAGAAGAATGTAAAAGTGGAAATGGCAGAGTAATTaaagaaggatcatgtgacgtcATCATCAAGGATCTGAGATTCAGTGACGCTGGGAAATACTTTATGATAGTCTattacagaaatgatcagaCAGAAGTGCGACAAACCCTGCAGTATCATCTTCATATTCAGG GTGAGATTTCTGTGAAAACAGGAGAGCAGCTGAAGATGGATGTTCTGTTGATCAATGCTGATAAAGTGGAGAAAAACTCCAGTGGAGAGTGGACAGAGGTGTGGACGAGAGGTCACGGGGTCAGCAGTGATCGACTGACCGACAGAGATGGAAATCTGACCATTAGTAATTTTACAGTCTCTGACACTGGAACATACAGAGTTCTGGACTCTGAAGGAGAAATCTGGATCACAGTCACAGTCACAG AAAAACATGCGGTCCTGTAA
- the LOC125265441 gene encoding uncharacterized protein LOC125265441 isoform X3, giving the protein MSRCLNLLLLCLIHYIESTETSPQSVTGEQGSNATLLCEFEDREISDIVLNRLSKIILVCQKEECKSGNGRVIKEGSCDVIIKDLRFSDAGKYFMIVYYRNDQTEVRQTLQYHLHIQGEISVKTGEQLKMDVLLINADKVEKNSSGEWTEVWTRGHGVSSDRLTDRDGNLTISNFTVSDTGTYRVLDSEGEIWITVTVTGFDPEFVECMHMNE; this is encoded by the exons AATCCACAGAAACTTCTCCTCAATCTGTGACGGGGGAACAAGGAAGCAATGCCACACTGCTGTGTGAATTTGAGGACCGAGAGATTTCAGATATTGTTTTAAACAGACTGTCAAAAATTATCCTTGTTTGTCAGAAAGAAGAATGTAAAAGTGGAAATGGCAGAGTAATTaaagaaggatcatgtgacgtcATCATCAAGGATCTGAGATTCAGTGACGCTGGGAAATACTTTATGATAGTCTattacagaaatgatcagaCAGAAGTGCGACAAACCCTGCAGTATCATCTTCATATTCAGG GTGAGATTTCTGTGAAAACAGGAGAGCAGCTGAAGATGGATGTTCTGTTGATCAATGCTGATAAAGTGGAGAAAAACTCCAGTGGAGAGTGGACAGAGGTGTGGACGAGAGGTCACGGGGTCAGCAGTGATCGACTGACCGACAGAGATGGAAATCTGACCATTAGTAATTTTACAGTCTCTGACACTGGAACATACAGAGTTCTGGACTCTGAAGGAGAAATCTGGATCACAGTCACAGTCACAG gctttgatcctgagtttgtggagtGCATGCACATGAATGAGTGA